TTGTTGGACAAACCTACGAGGTAGAGCACTACGAAGTTGACACGGAAACAGGATACATCGACTATGAAGGTCTGAAAGAGAAAGCAGAAACATTTGAGCCGGACATAATTGTCTCCGGATACTCAGCATATCCGCGGGAAATAGAGTGGGAAGAGATTCAGGAGGCTGCTGATGCAGTCGATGCATACCATCTCGCTGATATCGCACATATTACAGGTCTTGTTGCCGCTGGCGTTCACACATCACCAGTTGGCACTGTGGACTTCGTAACTGGCTCGACACACAAAACCATCCGCGCCGGTCGAGGCGGAATTGTCATGTGCAAAGAGGAGTACGCCGACGATATTGACAAGGCAGTCTTCCCGGGTGCACAGGGCGGCCCATTGATGCACAATATTGCTGGGAAGGCAGCCGGATTCAAGGAGGCTCTACAGCCGGAGTTTGAAGAATACGCACAGCAGGTCGTCGATAATTCCGCTGCATTAGCAGACCAACTACAGGAGCATGGGATAGAACTTGTGTCTGGTGGAACAGACAATCACCTTGTGCTTGCCGACCTTCGTGAATCTCACCCGGACGTATCCGGTGGAGACGCCGAAGAAGCTCTTGAGAGGGCCGGACTGGTACTAAACGGTAACACAGTTCCAGGAGAAACACGATCAGCATTTGATCCAAGCGGGATTCGCGTTGGAACACCAGCAATCACGACACGTGGCTTTGATGAAGATGCCTGCCGAACGGTTGCTGACCTAATAGTGAAAGTAATCGATGCAGTCGATGAAGGAACAACAGACGAAACAATTCCGGAAGTGAAAGAGCAAGTCGAAGAACTCTGTGAAGAGTACCCACTGTATGATACTCCACAGCAGTCAAAAGCATTAGCAGACGGTTCTGGCGAATAACGAGCGTTCTTTTTTTATACTGGAGCATGGCATAGAATCGGTTGTACACTCTGGAGTGATCTCGGTTGCATCGGTCAATCCACATCGCTACTGACCGGTTACTTCATCGAAATGTCGGTGAAACAAATTCCGCGTGAATAATTCCCTGACACGTAGCTAGCGGAAGTCCACAGTCATCAGCCGTGGGAAGAGGTCAAACGCTACACACTGAGTTGATCATCGATTCATCACAAGCGGATAGAATTCTGTTAATTGATACCATTATTCAGACGGTTCAGAAGCCCCTAGTTATAAGAGGTCGCCTTGAGAGGTGATGTATTAAACATGGCAGAAATTATTGATGGAAAGGCAGTTGCACAGGACATCCGAGACGGACTAGGCAACGCAGTTAAAGAACTCGAAGAAGAGGGTATCACACCGTGTTTAGCAACAGTGCTGATGAGCGATGACCCGGCAGCTGAGAAGTACGTCTCAATGAAACAAAGTGACTGCGAAGAAGTTGGAATTGCAACGCGAGATCCAGAGATTACTGCAGAAGATTCTGCCGAGGACCTGTATAATCTAATTGAGGAGTTGAACAACGATCCAGAAGTACACGGAATACTGGTTCAGCTTCCACTTCCGGATCACGTGGAAGAGCAACCTGTTATTGACCAGATTAGCCCACAGAAGGACGTTGATGGATTCCATCCGGAAAACGTTGGAAAACTTGTGATTGGTAACCCGCGGTTTAAACCGTGTACACCACACGGAGTGCAGATGCTATTAGATGCATACGACATTGAAACGGAAGGAAAGGACGCTGTTGTCGTTGGACGGTCAAACATTGTTGGAAAGCCAATGGCGAACATATTTATCCAGAAGGCAGATGGTGGAAATGCAACAACAACGGTCTGTCACTCTCGAACTCAAGATCTAGAATCAAAGGTAAAACAAGCGGATATTCTCGTTGCTGCAGCAGGGGTTGCTGAATTTATCGACGGATCGATGATTTCTGAAGACACCATCGTTATTGATGTTGGCACAAACAGCGTAGAGCGAGATGGTGAACGGACACTGGTAGGCGACGTTGAATTCGAAAGTGCTGAGCAAAAGGCATCAGCGATTACGCCAGTGCCGGGCGGAGTCGGACCAATGACCCGGGCCATGTTGCTATATAATACGGTCAAAGCCGCTGCACTACAGAATGACGTCGATGTTTCACTCCCGAAACAATAGTGAACACACCTCAGGTGTCAAGTCCCAGAGCAGGCAGCTTGACCGCCTATACAACAACTCCAGAATTTGAGCAAACAAGCTAAAACCGGCATCAGAGATAACCAATCATAAATTTTATTTTGTTATGGTGGCATTTTTCATCTGACGCTTCGCTTGGAGGGCCGAAGCGTCAGCGGGGACCACATCGGCGGCACGACGGCCACAGGTTCTCGTGGCCGTTCTTTTATTTCTCGTTTGAACTAGTATGTCACAAACAAAGACGAGTATATTAACTTGTGCAGGCTACGTCCCCGTCCTCAAAGAGCGACCAACGGGAGCGAGTAGGACCGGGATACAGCCGTCACTTAGCCACAGCAAAAACAGTCAACTCAATTGCTAGCAAACACTGAATTGTGACAGGATTTACTCATGAGGTTGGCTTCGAGTGGGATCATACCCACGATCAGACTTCATCTCGCAACTATCGTTAAAGAGAGAAAGATCTTGATTATGTATAATAGATAATATATAGCACATACCATACTTGTATAATTTACATTATTATTCAATTATTTTTGTATTCGAATCTGAAATCCCCCATGTATCCGTATTTGAGGCATTCATCAGCCGGATTTTAAACAGAGGAATGTTGTTCTTTAGAATGTAATTCAGATTATCCGATAATTTTATGTTCGGAGAAAAGTAATAATCAACTAGATTATAACATGCACGATCTAACTGGTTTTCAGCGCGACCTGCTGTTCGTAATTGCCGGGGAGGAGGAGCCACACGGGCTGTCAATCAAGCAGGAACTTGAAGATTACTATGGAAAAGAGATCCATCACGGACGGTTGTATCCAAACTTGGATACTCTTGTTGAGAAAGGGCTCGTTGAAAAAGGGCAGTTGGATCGGCGAACAAACTACTATGTTCTAACCAGCCGCGGAGAACGAGAAATTGATGCCCGCAGAGACTGGGAGGATCAGTACCTCGCCGCAGAGAACTGAATCTGATAGGTCCGGACTTTTTTTGCTTTGGTTACAGCGGTATCGAGGCGAAAGCCACCGGCTTTAGCCGTGTGGAGGAGGTCAAATCGATAGCCCAACCGTGTTGGATTACGGAGGGCTGATATTGCTTCAGTCGAATCAACTGCTAATGGAGGAGACGATCGATCTTGATGTTGATGTAGGACGGATTCAGCAGGAGCTATTACGGTGGTATGAAGAAAATCATCGAGAGTTTCCGTGGCGTAACACGACTGATCCGTACAAGATACTCGTATCAGAAGTGATGAGTCAACAGACACAGCTTTCTCGGGTCGAAACAGCTTGGAAAGCATTTATTGACCGATGGCCGTCAGTTAATGCACTCGCCAACACAGAACAGGCGGCAGTTGTTCAGTTCTGGACGGAGCAGAAGCTCGGATACAACAATCGAGCAAAATACTTACACACTGCTGCGCAGCAAGTTGTCGAAGATTATAATGGAGAGATTCCTGAATCACCAGAAGAATTAGAGTCGCTGACAGGGGTGGGTCCATACACAGCAAACGCAGTTGCCAGTTTTGCGTTCAACAATGGAAACGCTGCTATTGATACGAATGTGCGTCGAGTTCTGTATCGTGCCTATTCGGACCCAAAACAAGAAGAAGAACCGCCGTACGAAGTGCTTGCAAATACTCTGCTGCCAGCCAATAACTCACGAGAGTGGAATAACGCAATAATGGAGTTAGGAAGCGAAGTCTGCAATAAAACTCCACGCTGTGATCGTGGCCCCTGTCCGTGGCGGTGGTGGTGCACTGCATATGCGACGGGAGATTTCACCGCACCAGACGTACCAACACAACCATCATTTGAAGGATCACGCCGACAGTTTCGTGGACGGGTTATTCGAGCACTTGGAGAACATGAGACAATAGCAATTGATAAGCTTGGTTCAATCGTACGGGTTGATTATACGCCAGAGGGAGAATATGGTCGGGAGTGGCTTCAGGGCTTACTTGATGATCTCAAAGAAGATGAATTAATTGAACAAAAAGAAAACATCATACAGCTAAAATAATCACTCAGACAACATTTTTGAATCCTCAATTAGCATTGAGCTATCCCCCGGCTTTACCCGGGGGGGAGGACAACAAGAAGAATCCCGTAACATTTGGGATGTCGGAAGGGACTTACTTACCCGGGACTAGTTATCAATACACATGGCATTTGCACGCCACGAAAACGGAACACAGGCAGATTTGCGGGCGCTTTTATCACAGGTACATCCAGTGTTTATGTTGCCACCGGTGGCATCCGCTGTATTTGGCGGGGCGGCAGCGGGCATTGTGACTGGTGAGGCGCTACTTGTTCACGTTGTGGCAATATTTTTGGCTGTATACACAGCTCACGTCAAGGATGGATATGTTGATTACTACATTCGCGGTGAAGACGAGGACCATCCGTTAACTGCACAAGGATGTAAACTTGCACTCATAGGATCGACAACAGGATTTATCATTTTACTTGGAGTGTTGTATGTGATGGCCGGGCCGGTTGCCGTACTACTCACTGCGCCAACGTGGATACTAGGGTATCTACACGCTCCGCAGTTTGATACAAATCCAGTGACTGCAACGCTAGATTATCCGAGTGGAATTGCACTCGCTATTCTTGGCGGGTACTACATCCAAGCAGGAACACTTTCACTGACTGCAGTTGGGTTTGCAGTTGTATTTCTGCTAATTCTATCAGGCGTTTCAATAATCGATGATGAACAGGATTACGAGTATGATCGCTCAATTAACAAGCGAACTGTCTCAGTTATTCTTGGCCCGCAACCAGGGAGAGAGTTCGCACAACTATTGATCGCGCTGGGGCTAATTGGCATCCTTTGGGGAGCTGTTAGCGGTATTTTTCCTCCATCCGCACCAGTTGCCGCGATTGCATTCGGAGCAATTGCTGTGGTTGCGACTCGGTTTGAACCTGAGTTAGCAACAATGGTTCTAGTACGAGGGGCATACGTACTACTGGGATTGTTGTTTGTGAGTGTCGTTCTTCAGCCACTGTCAGCAGTGACACTACCTGATATCACGATTCTTGGGTCATACACATACCTAGCGACCGAGGTCGTCTTCGGTGCAATTGCATTCATACTGCTATACCGTGCAAATGCACTCCGATCCGCCGCCAAAACTATCATTGTACTGTATCCGGTGGCCTACATCTGGGACTGGTATACGTTGGAGGTTGGTGTCTTCGATATTATCAAGCGAACAGGAATCGATCTTTTTGGTATTCCAATCGAGGAGCATATATTCATGATTGTTGTGCCAGCACTGGTCCTTGGGTTTCATGAAACACTACGGAACACGAAGACAGCTAAGACGGCAGATAAGCAGAGTGAACGCTCAGAAAATAGCTAACGGCACATTCAGGACGTCCAATAGGATAGAGAAAACAACACAAGAACTGGAATAATCTCGATACGGCCGACCCACATCACAAATATCATTGCTGCTTTCGTTGTCATCGGAAAGACATCATATGTACCGAATGGACCAGCAGGACCGAATGCCGGGCCAATATTCAAAAAGGTCGATGCGGCAGCACCCATTGCGTCGAACTCAGTGAAGGTGCCCGCGTAGAATGCAGCATCAACACCTTGATATGACGTATCAGCAATGATGAGAATTGTCGTGAGAACAAAGCCAATGAGAACAAGCAAGACATATGCATAGATATCACGGATTGTATCCTCATCAACAACTCCCTTGTTGACTCTGACGGGGCGAACGGCATCGGGATGAATTGCTGTGAAGATATCACGTCGGAGAGACTTAAATACCATCAACCACCGGATGGATTTGATTGAACAGGTCGTTGAACCAGCCATTCCACCAAGGAACATACCAAGAAAGAGGAAAAGCGTTGCGTACGGCGTCCAAATTGCAAAGTCAGCGTTTGCATAACCGGTTGTCGTGATAATCGAGACGACGTTGAACGTCGCCTGACGGAACGTTTCTTCGAATCCAGAGCCCGTTGGATTTCCGGAGGCAAATAGCGTAACAATAACAAAACCACTGAAGAGAACGAGAGTGGTAAGATAAAAGCGGAGCTCCTCACTTTGTCGGATTCGGCTAAATTGCCCGCGGAGTAAAAATGCAAGCAATACAAAACTCGTTGAACCAACGATCATGAACGGCATAATAGCGTACTGAACAATCGGCTCAAACGTACGGAGGCTGCCAGCTTCAGGAGAAAATCCAGCTGTTGCAACGCTCGTAAAGGCATGGGCAACAGCGTTGAACAGCGTCATATTCGGAGCGAGATCAAAGAGATACAAAGTATACAACACGACAATTGCAAGCCCAGTAAGACCAGCGTATATGGATCCAACTAGTCGAGCAGTATCTTTGATGTGAGGTGTCAGTTGTTTAGTATGTCGTCGGGTCTGGGACTCTGTTTCCATTAGCTGTGCACCACCAACAGAGACCTTAGAAAGAATCGCGACAGCGAGAACAAGGATACCAAGCCCTCCAAGCCATTGGACAAGTTGTCGCCACATTAAAATCGATTGGGGGTGGTCAAAGTCTCGAAGAACGGTTGCTCCAGTAGTGGTAAGACCGCTCATTGATTCAAATAGCGCGTTTATCGGATGTGCAATCGTACCGTTTCCTGCAGCAACAAATGGAATAGCAGAAACCATCGCAACAAAGAGCCACGACATTGAAACCATCAAGAACGCCTCTCTGGAACGAAGTTTTTTTCCAGAATCAATGTACTCAAGCCCATATCCAGCAAGAACGGTGATAGCAATTGCAACTAAAAACGGAACCGGCGACTCTCCATAGTACAGCGCAACAAGTGTCGGGAATAGCAGTGGAATTGCCAATATTTTCAAAACAGTACCAGTCAGTCCGAGACTACGACGCCAGTTAACACGAATATTCACGAATAGCACCCCCAGACAGAGATAGAGAAAATATAGAAGTCATTATTAAGTGCATGTTTGTGGACAATTGTTAGCGTTTCGACAGCGACGCGGGGATTCTTCTGTACATACATGATATTAACATATATGACAGCAGAAGCAGGCATATATGCTCGAGAATTCCCAGCACTTGGCTGCTATGTACAGGTCGGCGTTGCTGGAGGCAAGATATTACGGCTCTCATTTCCAAAAGAACCAGATGAAGAAGCAAGTGAAGACAACCACGTGGTGTTTGACTGTATCGAACGGTATCTTGAGGGAGATCGAGAGACCTTCCGAGACATTGAGATTGCACTAACAGTGCCTACTGATCAGCGAAAGGTACTCGAACAGGTCCGGAAGATTCCGTACGGGACAACAATTTCAGCAGACTCACTTGCCAGTCAGGTACCAGGCCTTGAGAGTGATAGTGGAGAAGACATCAATCATATTCGGCAGACACTAGCAACAAATCCAATACCATTGGTCATTCCAAGCCATCGAGTAGCAAATACGCCAGGTCCAGTATCAGACGAGATACAACGGCGATTTCAAGCAATTGAGCGACAGTAACTCTTAGGATTTGACTCTTTTCCACGGCTGAAACCGTGAGAGGTTCTCCTACCACTTCTATAAGAAATAGCAGCGCAAGTGCCACAGGTCACTGCGTATGAGACACTTCACGGGGCGTTCGCCCTCATGGAAATACGGAGAAGGAGGCAATAATACTTATCCACAAGGGGAATGACCATGTACATAGTGGCAACGGAATTGGTCGCCGAATTGGATCCATCAACTTACCTCGTGATCGATACAATACGCGAGTTAGTCAGAGAAGCGGTTGATTGGTCACAGGAGTCGCTGGTGAGTTTTGCGTTGGCAGTTTTAATTGTCATTGTTGGGTGGTATATTGCACGAGGGGCTGTTCAATTACTCCGGCGTCCTGTCGCCAAGCGATTTGATCGGCCAAGTATTGTGCGAACAATATTACAGACAGTCCGAGCAGCGTTAGTTACACTTTTTCTGGCTATCGCAGCAAGTATACTTGGGTTTGAGCTTAGTGAAATTCTCCTATCAGTCACAGTCTTCTCTGCAGTACTGGCGGTGATTTTAGCACCAATTGTTGGGAGTTTCATCAGCGGGTTGTTCGTACTCGCTGACCAGCCATATGAGATTGGTGACATGATTGAATTGGTGAATGAAGATACACGGGGATATGTCGATGATATCACGCTCAGATATACCAAGATGTTTACACTTGATAACACATTCCTCGTAATTCCAAACTCCACAATCCGCGAACGGGATATTGTAAACTATTCAGCAGAAGATGAGCGAACTCGAGAGTCACTATCGATTGTTGTAACATATGAAGGTGATCTTGATAAAGCGCGACGAACAATCGAGCGTGCGGCCCGAGATGTTGAAGATGTAGTTAGCGGGGGACCAGATATCAGGGTAACAAACGTCCGGTATCCAGCCCGACCTACCTGCTTTATTGAAGAGTTTGGGGACCACGGAGTCCATTTGACACTTCGATACTGGGTTGAGCAACCATACTGGTTGCCTCGTGTACGGTCAGAAGTACAGGAGAAAATCTGGGAAGCAATCGAAGACATTGACGTAGAAATCGCGTACCCGCATCAGCAGTTGGTCTTTGATGAGCATAGCGGCGATCTGTCCGTACAGTTGACAGACAAAGAGCAGTTATCTCCTGAGCAAAGTCCGCAACCCCCAGAACAATATGAGGATATTGAGTCTCAAGACTGATCAGGTGGAGAGACAACAACGAGTTCAGCATCAATCCGGTCATTGAGAAATGAAGCAATATCAGGATCACTGAATAATCGACGAACGGCACGTCGCCATCTACTCAGTTGTTTGTGACCGATAACGACAGTATCAGGGTTCTCAGACGCGACAGTCTCAAGGATTGTTTGTTCAACGATGAACCCCTGTCTGATAAGATATCTAGCATTTTCCATTCGACCAAATTCTCGTTCAACAGCACGTTTGAGCTCCGAGCGCGTGACCCGCTTTCCCTCCTGATAAACATTGATATGAAGAACGATGAGGTGGCCGTCTTCCACATCGGCGATATCAACCGCCTCAGCAAGTGTGCGCCGAGAGTGATCCGAAAGCGGATATCGAACAGGAGCGAGAACCGTCGTCATTAGAATACTAAACGAGTGCCGGAATGAAAGCCGTTGTGGCCTCCAGATTATAAATGTTTCAGCCAAACTCCCATGTCAATTGTACGATGCAAAATTTGCTGAAAATTACCTCAACATTTATAGCGTAGTGTGTGTAACGTTACCATGGATGGAAAGCGCGACAACGGAGTTAACTGAACAAGCACAATCAATTTTTAGCCAACTTGGATACACTGTCGTCGGCGACGGACAGCAATTCCGAGCTGAACGGGATTGGAAAGTTGTTCAGGTAACAGCAACAGCAAACGGCATTAGTCTGCCTGAATCTGGATCGCTACACTGCTTTGTAACACCGACATCAGAAGCGGAGCGTCTCCGGCAACAACTCCGTGATCGCGACCCCGACTATGAATGGGCAGTAATAAGCGTTGATGAGGAGCAGGACGACTACAGCGTTGAACGTGCCCCACCAGGACCACAACATGATCTCACCTAAGTCCTGGTGTGTTAATTGACTCCCTACAGTTAATTCGGGGGAGTTTCGACTTGCTACCACTGTAACACGCAGCCAGTGAAGTACCTCGGGGTCAAGCCCTGAGGCTTCCGTGTTTGGGTCTGCACCGCACCGGCAACGGAATGTAATTCCGCCCGACCTTCTCCACGAGGAGTCGGCTGGAATTAACACCCGAACACACTGTATGTCCGCGGGAGTCGGCGGCTCCACCACCGCCCGACAACTCCCGTCTCACCGCCGTAGCGGGTGTTGAGAGGAGTCGCAGTTCCAAACT
This portion of the Salinarchaeum sp. IM2453 genome encodes:
- a CDS encoding A/G-specific adenine glycosylase — translated: MEETIDLDVDVGRIQQELLRWYEENHREFPWRNTTDPYKILVSEVMSQQTQLSRVETAWKAFIDRWPSVNALANTEQAAVVQFWTEQKLGYNNRAKYLHTAAQQVVEDYNGEIPESPEELESLTGVGPYTANAVASFAFNNGNAAIDTNVRRVLYRAYSDPKQEEEPPYEVLANTLLPANNSREWNNAIMELGSEVCNKTPRCDRGPCPWRWWCTAYATGDFTAPDVPTQPSFEGSRRQFRGRVIRALGEHETIAIDKLGSIVRVDYTPEGEYGREWLQGLLDDLKEDELIEQKENIIQLK
- a CDS encoding lycopene cyclase domain-containing protein translates to MAFARHENGTQADLRALLSQVHPVFMLPPVASAVFGGAAAGIVTGEALLVHVVAIFLAVYTAHVKDGYVDYYIRGEDEDHPLTAQGCKLALIGSTTGFIILLGVLYVMAGPVAVLLTAPTWILGYLHAPQFDTNPVTATLDYPSGIALAILGGYYIQAGTLSLTAVGFAVVFLLILSGVSIIDDEQDYEYDRSINKRTVSVILGPQPGREFAQLLIALGLIGILWGAVSGIFPPSAPVAAIAFGAIAVVATRFEPELATMVLVRGAYVLLGLLFVSVVLQPLSAVTLPDITILGSYTYLATEVVFGAIAFILLYRANALRSAAKTIIVLYPVAYIWDWYTLEVGVFDIIKRTGIDLFGIPIEEHIFMIVVPALVLGFHETLRNTKTAKTADKQSERSENS
- a CDS encoding universal stress protein, whose translation is MTTVLAPVRYPLSDHSRRTLAEAVDIADVEDGHLIVLHINVYQEGKRVTRSELKRAVEREFGRMENARYLIRQGFIVEQTILETVASENPDTVVIGHKQLSRWRRAVRRLFSDPDIASFLNDRIDAELVVVSPPDQS
- a CDS encoding tetrahydrofolate dehydrogenase/cyclohydrolase catalytic domain-containing protein — encoded protein: MAEIIDGKAVAQDIRDGLGNAVKELEEEGITPCLATVLMSDDPAAEKYVSMKQSDCEEVGIATRDPEITAEDSAEDLYNLIEELNNDPEVHGILVQLPLPDHVEEQPVIDQISPQKDVDGFHPENVGKLVIGNPRFKPCTPHGVQMLLDAYDIETEGKDAVVVGRSNIVGKPMANIFIQKADGGNATTTVCHSRTQDLESKVKQADILVAAAGVAEFIDGSMISEDTIVIDVGTNSVERDGERTLVGDVEFESAEQKASAITPVPGGVGPMTRAMLLYNTVKAAALQNDVDVSLPKQ
- a CDS encoding PadR family transcriptional regulator — its product is MHDLTGFQRDLLFVIAGEEEPHGLSIKQELEDYYGKEIHHGRLYPNLDTLVEKGLVEKGQLDRRTNYYVLTSRGEREIDARRDWEDQYLAAEN
- a CDS encoding MGMT family protein; amino-acid sequence: MILTYMTAEAGIYAREFPALGCYVQVGVAGGKILRLSFPKEPDEEASEDNHVVFDCIERYLEGDRETFRDIEIALTVPTDQRKVLEQVRKIPYGTTISADSLASQVPGLESDSGEDINHIRQTLATNPIPLVIPSHRVANTPGPVSDEIQRRFQAIERQ
- the glyA gene encoding serine hydroxymethyltransferase — its product is MDHENVREVDPELADALENEIERQNSELHLIASENHVSEAVLDAQSSVLTNKYAEGYPGARYYGGCQYADEVEEMAIDYAEELWGAEHINVQPHAGTQANLAVYSAMLEPGDKILSLELSHGGHLSHGHPANFVGQTYEVEHYEVDTETGYIDYEGLKEKAETFEPDIIVSGYSAYPREIEWEEIQEAADAVDAYHLADIAHITGLVAAGVHTSPVGTVDFVTGSTHKTIRAGRGGIVMCKEEYADDIDKAVFPGAQGGPLMHNIAGKAAGFKEALQPEFEEYAQQVVDNSAALADQLQEHGIELVSGGTDNHLVLADLRESHPDVSGGDAEEALERAGLVLNGNTVPGETRSAFDPSGIRVGTPAITTRGFDEDACRTVADLIVKVIDAVDEGTTDETIPEVKEQVEELCEEYPLYDTPQQSKALADGSGE
- a CDS encoding TrkH family potassium uptake protein, encoding MNIRVNWRRSLGLTGTVLKILAIPLLFPTLVALYYGESPVPFLVAIAITVLAGYGLEYIDSGKKLRSREAFLMVSMSWLFVAMVSAIPFVAAGNGTIAHPINALFESMSGLTTTGATVLRDFDHPQSILMWRQLVQWLGGLGILVLAVAILSKVSVGGAQLMETESQTRRHTKQLTPHIKDTARLVGSIYAGLTGLAIVVLYTLYLFDLAPNMTLFNAVAHAFTSVATAGFSPEAGSLRTFEPIVQYAIMPFMIVGSTSFVLLAFLLRGQFSRIRQSEELRFYLTTLVLFSGFVIVTLFASGNPTGSGFEETFRQATFNVVSIITTTGYANADFAIWTPYATLFLFLGMFLGGMAGSTTCSIKSIRWLMVFKSLRRDIFTAIHPDAVRPVRVNKGVVDEDTIRDIYAYVLLVLIGFVLTTILIIADTSYQGVDAAFYAGTFTEFDAMGAAASTFLNIGPAFGPAGPFGTYDVFPMTTKAAMIFVMWVGRIEIIPVLVLFSLSYWTS
- a CDS encoding mechanosensitive ion channel family protein, producing the protein MATELVAELDPSTYLVIDTIRELVREAVDWSQESLVSFALAVLIVIVGWYIARGAVQLLRRPVAKRFDRPSIVRTILQTVRAALVTLFLAIAASILGFELSEILLSVTVFSAVLAVILAPIVGSFISGLFVLADQPYEIGDMIELVNEDTRGYVDDITLRYTKMFTLDNTFLVIPNSTIRERDIVNYSAEDERTRESLSIVVTYEGDLDKARRTIERAARDVEDVVSGGPDIRVTNVRYPARPTCFIEEFGDHGVHLTLRYWVEQPYWLPRVRSEVQEKIWEAIEDIDVEIAYPHQQLVFDEHSGDLSVQLTDKEQLSPEQSPQPPEQYEDIESQD